A stretch of Eubalaena glacialis isolate mEubGla1 chromosome 10, mEubGla1.1.hap2.+ XY, whole genome shotgun sequence DNA encodes these proteins:
- the GSTP1 gene encoding glutathione S-transferase P yields MPPYTIVYFPTRGRCEAMRMLLADQGQSWKEEVVTKESWLQGPLKASCLYGQLPKFQDGDLILYQSNAILRHLGRSFGLYGKEQREAALVDMVNDGVEDLRRHCSHLIHHNHEEDKAQYVQELPGHLKPFETLLSQNQGGQAFIVGDQISFADYNLLDLLRSHQVLVPGCLDSFPLLLAYVARLSARPKLQAFLASPEHVNRPIFGSRKI; encoded by the exons A TGCCGCCCTACACCATCGTCTACTTCCCGACCCGAG ggcgcTGCGAGGCCATGCGCATGCTGCTGGCCGACCAGGGCCAGAGCTGGAAGGAGGAGGTGGTGACCAAGGAGTCCTGGTTGCAGGGCCCACTCAAGGCCTCCTGT ctgTACGGGCAGCTCCCCAAGTTCCAGGATGGAGACCTCATTCTGTACCAGTCCAATGCCATCCTGCGACACCTGGGCCGCTCCTTTG GGCTCTATGGCAAAGAGCAGCGAGAGGCAGCGCTGGTGGACATGGTGAACGACGGTGTGGAGGACCTCCGCAGGCACTGCAGCCACCTCATCCACCACAACCAT GAGGAGGACAAGGCCCAGTATGTTCAGGAGCTGCCGGGGCACCTGAAGCCTTTTGAGACCCTGCTGTCCCAGAACCAAGGGGGCCAGGCCTTCATTGTGGGCGACCAG ATCTCCTTCGCAGACTACAACCTGCTGGACCTGCTGCGGAGTCACCAGGTCCTGGTCCCCGgctgcctggactccttcccCCTGCTCTTGGCCTACGTGGCCCGCCTCAGTGCCCGGCCCAAGCTCCAGGCCTTCCTGGCCTCCCCGGAGCACGTGAACCGCCCCATCTTTGGAAGCCGCAAGATATGA